The following are encoded together in the Armatimonadota bacterium genome:
- a CDS encoding NAD-dependent epimerase/dehydratase family protein yields MKVLVIGGTGHIGSYLIPRLVMGGHKVSVVARNPVPQYTDARLGWGAVQWIIADRRAEERAGTWQPRMESLEADVVIDLICYTPEQNRAMVEAFESRVSHFIHCGTIWAYGHPGQVPYRECDQRHPISEYGKKKAQIEADLITRYRETGFPVTIIHPGHISGRKWLPIDPQGSRNGVEVYRKLARGEVVYLPEFGRETLHHVHADDLGQLFESAMINRRAALGEAFSGVSPQALSLVGCCRAVAGLFGREPNIEFARRDQMAEIMGADAWACTLDHIEHSPCCSIEKGQRLLGYSPRYTTEQIYQECLEYLLESGQLEV; encoded by the coding sequence ATGAAGGTCCTCGTCATCGGCGGCACAGGCCACATCGGCAGCTATCTCATCCCGCGTCTGGTCATGGGGGGGCATAAAGTCAGCGTGGTTGCCCGCAACCCGGTCCCGCAGTACACCGATGCGCGTCTGGGCTGGGGAGCGGTTCAGTGGATCATCGCCGACCGTAGGGCTGAGGAAAGGGCCGGAACCTGGCAGCCCCGCATGGAGAGCCTGGAGGCCGATGTGGTCATCGACCTGATCTGCTATACGCCTGAACAGAACCGGGCGATGGTGGAGGCTTTCGAAAGCCGAGTCTCCCACTTCATCCACTGCGGAACTATCTGGGCATACGGTCACCCTGGGCAGGTGCCGTACCGCGAGTGCGACCAGCGCCACCCGATTTCCGAATATGGGAAAAAGAAGGCGCAGATTGAGGCTGATCTCATCACCCGGTATCGCGAGACCGGGTTTCCGGTGACCATTATCCACCCCGGACACATCTCGGGGCGCAAGTGGCTACCCATCGACCCTCAGGGCTCGCGCAACGGGGTGGAAGTCTATCGCAAGCTGGCTCGCGGCGAAGTGGTGTATCTGCCCGAGTTCGGCCGCGAGACGCTCCACCACGTGCACGCGGATGACCTCGGGCAACTGTTCGAGTCGGCGATGATCAACCGGCGGGCGGCCCTGGGAGAGGCCTTCAGCGGCGTGTCCCCACAGGCTTTGTCGCTCGTCGGCTGCTGTCGCGCAGTTGCCGGACTGTTCGGGCGCGAGCCGAACATTGAGTTTGCGCGTCGCGACCAGATGGCCGAGATCATGGGCGCCGACGCCTGGGCCTGCACTCTGGACCATATCGAGCACTCGCCGTGCTGCAGCATCGAGAAGGGGCAGCGGCTCCTGGGGTACAGCCCTCGCTACACCACAGAGCAGATCTATCAGGAGTGCCTGGAGTACCTGCTGGAGAGCGGGCAGCTTGAGGTGTGA
- a CDS encoding DUF1559 domain-containing protein, whose product MTRRGFTLIELLVVIAIIAILAAILFPVFARAREKARQTACLSNLKQIGLGAMMYSQDYDEMIMPGYMCSRANGSGGWWYEANGRIQPYVKNIQLIKCPSDPTANFGYGINYNLYNGGPNPGDGCYSAGGRAMSKINKPAEVGYFADSYLNCAYPGNRRGHWGTDPAGANLCGRVECRHNGGANVAYCDGHAKWAQMNEFAPGTTLWVWDK is encoded by the coding sequence ATGACACGACGTGGTTTCACCCTGATCGAGCTGCTGGTTGTCATAGCGATTATCGCGATTCTCGCGGCGATCCTGTTCCCTGTTTTCGCCCGCGCCCGCGAGAAAGCCCGACAGACCGCATGTCTGAGCAACCTCAAGCAAATCGGACTTGGCGCAATGATGTACTCACAGGACTATGACGAGATGATCATGCCGGGGTATATGTGCTCCCGCGCCAACGGTTCGGGCGGTTGGTGGTACGAGGCCAATGGCCGGATCCAGCCCTACGTGAAAAACATCCAGCTGATCAAGTGCCCCAGCGACCCCACCGCTAACTTCGGTTACGGGATCAACTACAACCTTTACAACGGTGGCCCCAACCCCGGCGACGGCTGCTACAGCGCGGGGGGCAGGGCGATGAGCAAGATCAACAAGCCTGCCGAGGTCGGGTACTTCGCCGATTCGTATCTCAACTGCGCCTATCCGGGGAACCGCCGGGGCCACTGGGGCACCGACCCCGCAGGCGCTAATCTCTGTGGACGCGTGGAATGCCGGCACAACGGCGGTGCGAATGTCGCCTACTGCGACGGTCATGCCAAGTGGGCGCAGATGAACGAGTTCGCGCCTGGAACCACGCTCTGGGTGTGGGATAAGTAG
- a CDS encoding sulfatase-like hydrolase/transferase has product MDRPNVLLITTDQQRYDSLSCNDAPVGRTPHLDTMAARGVIFDRCYLQNPVCVPSRASLQTGKYPHQHGVRHMEDRVDATPGLAESELTVHERLREAGYHTAAFGKIHMMPDRGFDTMQVTGGKGARWTQSTGLPIGPGPLGPQYAAWLESRNPGSYERIYQERRRPEYRQFGTALPFPLPASEHVDSWIGGNVVEFLSNPPAEPWFVWCGFTGPHGPLDVPPEYLDRYSPDDMPEPLDWTIDLRDRWPYRKRSPRAGTEAEMANARRWTAYYHALLDLIDDQVGQIIQCMDRRGLWDNTLVLFTSDHGEMRGDFGLYGKGSFLEPISRLPAFIVPPGSREGRRFAGLVEMFDFAPTILDYTGVAIPEGMSARSLRGEIETGAGGRDCVFGEHVDNSRQWGGVYCRTDTHKLVLWSSDDDGGGELYCLQEDPLERVNRYADPALRAVRDELQARIIARGVTARG; this is encoded by the coding sequence ATGGACCGCCCGAACGTATTGCTCATCACCACCGACCAGCAGCGGTATGACAGCCTCTCCTGCAATGACGCCCCAGTGGGGCGAACACCTCATCTGGACACCATGGCCGCGCGGGGAGTCATCTTCGACCGCTGCTATCTCCAGAACCCGGTGTGCGTCCCGTCGCGCGCATCCCTGCAGACCGGCAAGTATCCCCACCAGCACGGGGTCCGGCATATGGAGGACAGGGTCGATGCTACGCCCGGACTGGCCGAATCTGAGTTGACCGTCCACGAACGCCTGCGTGAGGCCGGCTACCACACGGCAGCGTTCGGCAAGATCCACATGATGCCCGATCGGGGCTTCGACACTATGCAGGTCACCGGCGGCAAGGGCGCCCGGTGGACCCAGAGCACCGGGCTGCCCATCGGACCCGGTCCGCTCGGGCCACAGTACGCGGCGTGGCTGGAGAGCCGCAATCCCGGCAGCTACGAGCGTATCTACCAGGAGCGCCGCCGCCCCGAATACCGGCAGTTCGGCACCGCGCTGCCCTTCCCGTTGCCCGCAAGCGAACACGTGGACAGTTGGATCGGCGGTAATGTAGTTGAATTCCTGTCAAACCCTCCGGCAGAACCGTGGTTCGTGTGGTGCGGGTTCACCGGCCCTCATGGGCCGCTGGATGTGCCGCCGGAGTATCTGGATCGTTACTCCCCCGATGACATGCCCGAGCCCCTGGACTGGACCATCGACCTGCGCGATCGCTGGCCGTATCGCAAGCGTTCGCCCAGGGCCGGAACGGAAGCCGAGATGGCGAATGCGCGGCGATGGACAGCGTATTACCACGCGCTGCTGGACCTTATCGACGACCAGGTCGGCCAAATCATCCAGTGCATGGACCGGCGCGGACTATGGGACAACACGCTTGTGTTATTCACCTCTGACCACGGCGAAATGCGCGGGGATTTCGGCCTCTACGGGAAGGGCAGCTTCCTCGAACCGATCTCGCGCCTGCCCGCATTCATCGTCCCGCCGGGGAGCCGGGAGGGGCGACGCTTCGCGGGATTGGTGGAGATGTTCGACTTCGCGCCCACGATACTGGACTACACCGGCGTGGCGATCCCGGAGGGTATGTCCGCGCGCAGCTTGCGCGGCGAGATTGAGACCGGCGCCGGAGGGCGTGACTGCGTTTTCGGGGAGCACGTGGACAACAGCCGGCAGTGGGGCGGCGTCTACTGCCGCACCGACACGCACAAGCTTGTGCTCTGGTCCAGTGATGATGATGGCGGCGGGGAACTGTACTGCCTCCAAGAGGACCCGCTGGAACGGGTGAACCGCTACGCGGACCCGGCATTGCGTGCGGTGCGGGACGAACTGCAGGCGCGGATCATCGCGCGCGGCGTTACGGCGCGCGGATAG
- a CDS encoding alpha-L-fucosidase, translating into MPTLPSLLACALILLLFAATASADRNDWYRNSLVNIHFDNHSALLAQGQDVDEITKMLRTVPVTMIQVSAQSNREATYPTEVGLNNPAANGYDVLGTFRTVADRLGLKLCIYMSVDRRPLDIAQHPEWSQIGADGKPSLNAEPIVCQRPTVEKDGYLYERFIPQIQEIIRKYDPDGFWFDGDYILTRPCWCERCIREWKRETGLEVPREQSSPDWQKWTAWHYRRYQEYRRLVAEAIHEASPKAMYTSNWSWAWEPDPVPEFADTLSGDAWNVGQVARTCLRWGGQSRTPWDIMSYQNPDARAFSGEYSLQSTFQEGALTLAHGGNWFAWTFGGGPITAHAVAVTRQMADFARERTDVAGPSHSLAHIAVLDSETTWAGNLSRTETPVNVARSLQEHRWFVDLVNEVTLRTNGVPYRVVVIPCGRALATETLAHLNAFAESGGIVLVAGDGLAAHEAQGLRFLGLQSRGELERNPCAVEIGDRVFYGASSAAVELGGAATLAAFEDGRPCLVSRDVGAGKVAYLAVGDLGYPDDGLLASALGLLGVGPSYEVQGAGNAAVLCTLRRKGDRQVLHVCDLSARVRGMLRDIDTREYTDWNPSLRNVRVRVKVADAPGSVRGVPALTGAKASHENGILTVTLGALQTHAAAVLDLPPDSRVDLLPPGPVTSASPFHPENERGGVIFSDDFEALQPGASPPRPWVPEVRGDTKLDVTAETSAGGTRCLRFVDTEDSSFWPFLHRSVAPFRKGRARLTYDLRVDAGATCLMEVRYEGKGPGPQVFVYGDGRVTVGGKELTRLEPGQWARYTVDFELGTRGPAYSLTIAPQGQEARTFADLRNATDWFYVCDSVYFVGSGQTAGTFYLDNVTFERFAPG; encoded by the coding sequence GTGCCCACCCTGCCATCTCTGCTTGCCTGCGCCCTGATACTGCTATTGTTCGCCGCTACGGCTTCCGCCGACCGCAATGATTGGTATCGCAATTCCCTGGTGAACATCCACTTCGACAACCACTCCGCGCTTCTTGCTCAGGGCCAGGATGTGGACGAGATCACCAAGATGCTGCGGACCGTCCCGGTGACTATGATCCAGGTCTCGGCCCAGAGCAACCGCGAGGCCACGTATCCCACCGAAGTGGGCCTGAACAACCCGGCGGCAAACGGTTACGACGTGCTGGGGACCTTCAGGACCGTGGCTGACCGCCTTGGTCTGAAGCTGTGCATTTACATGTCCGTGGACCGCCGCCCGCTGGACATCGCGCAGCACCCGGAGTGGTCGCAGATCGGCGCGGACGGCAAGCCTTCGCTCAACGCCGAACCCATCGTGTGCCAGCGCCCGACCGTCGAGAAGGACGGCTACCTGTACGAGCGGTTCATCCCCCAGATCCAGGAGATCATCCGCAAGTACGACCCCGACGGCTTCTGGTTCGACGGCGACTACATTCTCACACGCCCGTGCTGGTGCGAACGATGCATCCGGGAATGGAAGCGCGAGACAGGGCTGGAAGTCCCTCGCGAGCAGTCGTCCCCGGACTGGCAGAAGTGGACTGCCTGGCATTACCGGCGCTATCAGGAGTACCGGCGGCTGGTGGCCGAGGCGATCCACGAGGCCAGCCCGAAGGCGATGTACACCAGCAACTGGTCGTGGGCCTGGGAGCCCGATCCGGTGCCCGAGTTCGCCGACACCCTCAGCGGGGATGCCTGGAACGTCGGGCAGGTGGCCCGCACCTGCCTGCGCTGGGGCGGGCAGTCCCGGACGCCCTGGGACATCATGAGCTACCAGAACCCGGACGCCCGCGCGTTCTCGGGGGAGTACTCGCTTCAGAGCACTTTCCAGGAGGGCGCGCTGACTCTCGCCCACGGGGGCAACTGGTTCGCCTGGACCTTCGGCGGCGGCCCGATCACCGCCCACGCCGTCGCGGTGACACGGCAGATGGCGGATTTCGCCCGAGAACGCACGGATGTCGCCGGGCCATCGCATTCGCTAGCTCATATCGCGGTGCTGGACAGCGAGACCACGTGGGCGGGGAACCTGTCCCGGACCGAGACCCCGGTGAATGTCGCCCGGAGCCTTCAGGAACACCGGTGGTTCGTGGACCTTGTGAATGAGGTGACGCTGCGCACGAACGGGGTGCCCTACCGGGTAGTCGTGATCCCCTGCGGCAGGGCACTCGCGACTGAGACGCTGGCGCATCTGAATGCCTTCGCCGAATCCGGCGGAATCGTCCTGGTTGCGGGCGATGGGCTTGCGGCACATGAGGCACAGGGGCTGCGGTTCCTGGGACTTCAGTCGCGTGGGGAACTCGAGCGCAATCCGTGCGCAGTGGAAATCGGCGATCGGGTATTCTACGGCGCTTCGAGCGCTGCGGTTGAGCTTGGTGGCGCCGCGACTCTTGCTGCCTTTGAGGACGGGCGGCCCTGCCTGGTGTCTCGAGACGTGGGCGCGGGCAAGGTGGCATACCTCGCAGTGGGCGACCTGGGGTACCCGGATGACGGCCTGCTGGCGTCCGCGCTGGGTCTCCTGGGGGTGGGACCCTCGTACGAGGTCCAGGGCGCCGGGAACGCCGCGGTCCTGTGCACTTTGCGGCGCAAGGGCGACCGGCAGGTCCTGCATGTGTGTGATCTGAGCGCACGGGTGCGCGGGATGCTCAGAGACATCGATACCCGGGAGTACACCGACTGGAACCCCTCCCTGCGCAATGTGCGGGTGCGGGTGAAGGTCGCGGATGCTCCTGGCTCGGTGCGGGGCGTTCCGGCACTTACAGGGGCGAAGGCATCTCACGAGAACGGCATCCTGACTGTCACGCTGGGCGCTCTGCAGACCCATGCTGCGGCCGTTCTCGACCTGCCCCCGGACAGCCGGGTCGACCTGTTGCCGCCGGGGCCCGTTACAAGCGCCAGCCCGTTCCACCCCGAGAATGAGCGCGGGGGCGTGATCTTCAGCGACGACTTCGAGGCACTGCAGCCCGGCGCTTCTCCGCCCCGGCCCTGGGTGCCGGAAGTGCGCGGCGATACGAAGCTGGATGTCACCGCCGAGACTTCCGCCGGAGGGACCCGCTGTCTGCGTTTCGTGGACACCGAGGACTCCAGCTTCTGGCCCTTCCTGCACCGATCCGTGGCGCCTTTCCGCAAAGGCCGCGCGCGGCTGACGTATGACCTGCGGGTGGATGCGGGGGCGACCTGCCTGATGGAGGTGCGTTACGAGGGTAAAGGACCGGGGCCGCAGGTGTTCGTATACGGGGACGGGCGGGTGACGGTGGGCGGGAAGGAACTCACGCGCCTGGAGCCCGGGCAGTGGGCCCGGTACACGGTGGACTTCGAACTGGGCACGCGGGGCCCCGCGTATTCGCTGACTATCGCCCCGCAGGGGCAGGAGGCACGGACTTTCGCCGATCTACGCAACGCGACGGACTGGTTCTACGTCTGCGACAGCGTATACTTCGTGGGCTCCGGCCAGACGGCCGGCACATTCTACCTGGACAACGTGACTTTCGAGCGTTTCGCGCCGGGGTAA
- a CDS encoding CRTAC1 family protein, producing the protein MRMPAFSTIVTLAIAATACAAPTFTDRSADLGLTIPNAAACWADFDNDGWADLCAGGIVWKNNGGTSFSKLAQGFGSCVAADFDNDGFVDLFSWSALQVYRNDRGKGFVSIDMPDHPACVSRGACWADLNADAFVDLYVGGYEDWNAGITYPDLVLMNESGKSFRLARTDERYRARGVTAADFDQDSDLDVYVSNYRLQPNVLWINDGTGNLQDKAAEFNALATSPGFSGGHSIGSAWGDFDNDGAIDLFAGNFAHVDNRGDQPKSRFLRNRGPEAGYVFEDLGTCGVFYQESYASPAAGDYDNDGDLDLFFTTVYATASFGRKNNPVLFRNDGGFEFGNATTEAGLPDLGSTYQAAWADFDNDGDLDLTTSGRLFVNEGAEGHWLRVRVIGDGEKVDRSSIGVQVRVVTADGVRTRQVEAGTGEGNQNDLTLHFGLGANAGPVRVEVLWPGGLSRTLDQVQVDRLLIVRAEDSL; encoded by the coding sequence ATGCGGATGCCCGCCTTCTCGACCATTGTCACCCTCGCGATTGCCGCAACCGCCTGCGCTGCGCCGACCTTCACTGACCGGTCTGCCGACCTCGGGCTGACGATCCCCAACGCCGCCGCGTGCTGGGCCGACTTCGACAACGACGGATGGGCCGATCTGTGCGCCGGCGGGATCGTGTGGAAGAATAACGGCGGCACATCTTTCAGCAAGCTAGCGCAAGGCTTCGGCAGTTGTGTGGCTGCCGACTTCGACAACGACGGCTTTGTAGACCTCTTCTCGTGGTCAGCGCTTCAGGTCTACCGCAACGATCGTGGCAAAGGCTTCGTGTCCATCGACATGCCCGACCATCCTGCGTGCGTCTCTCGTGGCGCTTGCTGGGCGGACCTCAACGCAGACGCCTTCGTTGATCTGTACGTGGGAGGATATGAAGATTGGAACGCCGGCATCACCTACCCCGACCTGGTGCTCATGAACGAGAGCGGCAAGTCCTTCCGGCTGGCACGCACCGATGAGCGCTACCGCGCACGGGGTGTCACCGCCGCCGACTTCGACCAGGACAGCGACCTGGACGTCTACGTCTCCAACTACCGCCTCCAGCCGAACGTGCTGTGGATCAACGATGGCACGGGCAATCTTCAAGACAAGGCCGCTGAGTTCAATGCCCTCGCCACCTCGCCGGGATTCAGCGGCGGACACTCTATCGGCTCTGCGTGGGGCGATTTCGACAACGACGGCGCCATCGACCTGTTCGCCGGGAACTTCGCCCACGTGGACAACCGCGGTGACCAGCCCAAGTCCCGGTTCCTGCGCAATCGCGGCCCGGAAGCAGGCTACGTGTTCGAAGACCTTGGGACCTGCGGCGTTTTCTACCAGGAGTCCTACGCAAGCCCGGCAGCCGGAGACTATGACAACGACGGCGACCTGGACCTTTTCTTCACAACGGTCTACGCCACCGCATCCTTCGGGCGCAAGAACAACCCTGTTCTCTTCCGCAACGATGGCGGGTTCGAGTTCGGCAATGCCACCACGGAGGCGGGCCTGCCGGACCTGGGCTCCACCTACCAGGCCGCCTGGGCCGATTTCGACAATGACGGGGACCTGGACCTGACCACGTCCGGCCGCCTGTTCGTGAACGAGGGCGCGGAGGGTCACTGGCTCCGGGTTCGGGTCATTGGCGACGGGGAGAAGGTGGACCGTTCCTCAATCGGGGTGCAGGTACGGGTGGTCACCGCCGATGGAGTCCGCACCCGGCAGGTTGAGGCAGGCACAGGCGAAGGCAACCAGAACGACCTCACGCTCCATTTCGGTTTGGGGGCGAACGCTGGTCCAGTGCGCGTTGAGGTGCTCTGGCCGGGCGGCCTGAGTCGCACGCTGGACCAAGTGCAGGTGGACCGGCTGTTGATCGTGCGCGCCGAGGATTCACTCTGA
- a CDS encoding alpha-L-fucosidase — translation MAETDAGAGDQRLSVAALQAWEQLGFGMFIHFGLSTFVAKELPSGNDPSTTYAPDRLDVDQWIQVARDTGMKYAVLTTKHVSGHCLWPSAQTDYHVGTSGNTTDVVDAFVTACRRHGLMPGFYYCSWDNHHRFGSRTWSDLLPGGLVESPRVDFPDVLRTAADAGINEGNMFFWTFGAGHGIIEYFDLTGNEQVRQALVATADDALADGRIGLRLKAVAFAARHADDPAPYREAIREWAEGEGRRSLLQIVPHNAEYYSGPRAMLRGSTPGALFTMNDLPYVIGLIDADPPMDDELRRIDESGGPFQPEPTLSWQSEYDLPEFEEYLRIRHPQP, via the coding sequence ATGGCCGAAACTGATGCGGGGGCCGGAGACCAGCGCCTTTCCGTCGCAGCGCTGCAGGCGTGGGAACAGCTGGGCTTCGGGATGTTCATCCACTTCGGCCTGAGCACTTTCGTGGCGAAGGAGCTTCCATCGGGGAACGATCCATCAACCACGTACGCTCCGGACCGCCTCGACGTGGACCAGTGGATCCAGGTGGCGCGGGATACAGGGATGAAGTACGCGGTCCTCACCACGAAGCATGTGTCCGGTCATTGCTTGTGGCCCAGCGCCCAAACCGACTATCACGTGGGCACAAGCGGAAACACCACCGACGTCGTGGATGCCTTCGTCACCGCCTGCCGGCGCCACGGCCTCATGCCGGGGTTCTACTACTGCTCCTGGGACAACCACCACCGGTTCGGTTCGCGCACCTGGAGCGACCTGCTGCCCGGCGGTCTCGTGGAATCGCCCCGGGTGGACTTCCCCGACGTCCTGCGCACAGCCGCTGATGCGGGCATCAATGAGGGCAACATGTTCTTCTGGACCTTTGGTGCTGGACACGGGATCATCGAGTACTTTGACCTCACCGGCAACGAGCAAGTCCGACAGGCGTTAGTCGCCACTGCTGACGATGCCCTGGCTGACGGGCGCATCGGACTGCGCCTGAAGGCGGTGGCATTCGCTGCGCGGCATGCAGACGACCCGGCACCTTATCGTGAGGCGATCCGCGAGTGGGCTGAGGGCGAGGGACGCAGGTCTTTGTTGCAGATCGTGCCGCACAATGCGGAGTACTACTCCGGCCCGCGCGCCATGCTGCGCGGATCAACTCCGGGCGCGCTGTTCACCATGAACGACCTGCCGTACGTGATCGGCCTGATCGACGCCGACCCGCCGATGGATGACGAACTGCGGCGCATTGATGAGAGCGGCGGGCCATTTCAACCCGAGCCTACGCTGAGCTGGCAGTCGGAGTATGACCTGCCCGAGTTCGAAGAGTATCTGCGAATCAGGCATCCCCAACCGTGA
- a CDS encoding carbon-nitrogen hydrolase family protein translates to MIIGHYQCICRPGDFDANLATVLKGLEMAEERGIEIISFPETFLGGYFTREEDCRRNAWSLDAPQMRELLKQTASFPSTYMVGFNETRGDDLYNTVVVVERGQLLGTYSKAFPVMSYFVPGRATPVFERRGLKFGVIICADGGYPEPTRVLVMKGARVIFAPHYNYIGKERLIDHYIHVRHDHIARAVENGVFFVRGNNVEDGHQESLGYEGVGYGDSYILDPNGQIMAAANLHAEAMIWAEIDLERQYYSAPNKSARSAAAFWGQVRELVEGEGEGT, encoded by the coding sequence ATGATCATCGGCCACTACCAGTGCATCTGCCGCCCCGGAGACTTCGACGCAAATCTTGCAACCGTGCTCAAGGGTCTGGAGATGGCTGAAGAGCGGGGCATCGAGATCATCTCCTTCCCCGAGACCTTCCTGGGCGGGTACTTCACCCGCGAGGAGGACTGCCGTCGCAACGCATGGTCTCTGGACGCGCCGCAGATGCGTGAACTCCTGAAGCAGACGGCAAGCTTCCCCTCCACCTACATGGTGGGCTTCAATGAGACCCGCGGAGACGATCTCTACAACACCGTGGTGGTTGTGGAACGCGGGCAACTGCTGGGGACCTATTCCAAGGCTTTCCCGGTCATGTCTTACTTCGTGCCCGGTCGGGCAACACCCGTCTTTGAGCGCAGGGGCCTGAAGTTCGGGGTTATCATCTGTGCTGACGGCGGTTATCCTGAACCCACCCGGGTGCTGGTGATGAAGGGGGCGCGGGTCATCTTCGCCCCCCACTACAATTACATCGGCAAGGAGCGGCTGATCGATCATTACATCCACGTCCGCCACGACCACATCGCCCGGGCGGTGGAAAACGGTGTATTTTTCGTGCGCGGCAACAATGTAGAGGACGGGCACCAGGAGAGTCTGGGATACGAGGGCGTCGGCTACGGTGACAGCTACATCCTCGACCCCAACGGGCAGATCATGGCCGCCGCGAACCTGCATGCGGAGGCCATGATCTGGGCAGAGATTGACCTGGAACGCCAGTATTACAGCGCCCCGAACAAGTCCGCGCGATCCGCCGCGGCCTTCTGGGGCCAGGTGCGGGAACTGGTGGAGGGAGAGGGCGAGGGGACCTAA